Proteins encoded within one genomic window of Actinoplanes octamycinicus:
- a CDS encoding beta-ketoacyl-ACP synthase III, translating into MAGSRIVAMGHYQPSRVVTNDDLTKTLDTNDEWIRDRVGIAERRIADTETVADMATFAAEKALAASGLTAADIDLVIVATCSSIDRCPNVATRVASKLGIVAPAAYDLNTACSGFSYAMASADHAIRAGAARNAIVIGAEKLSDVTDWSDRTTAVLFGDAAGAAVVTGVTEEEAVGVGPVLWGSAPDKGDVLRIEGWQPYIKQEGQIVFRWATTALAPFAIETCRRAGVEPSELAAFVPHQANTRIIDGIVKRLGLSPDAIVAKDLVESGNTSAASVPLALSKLIERREVPSGAPVLLFGFGGGLTYAGQVVRCP; encoded by the coding sequence ATTGCGGGTTCCCGCATCGTCGCGATGGGCCACTACCAGCCCTCGCGCGTGGTCACCAACGACGATCTGACCAAGACGCTGGACACCAACGACGAGTGGATCCGGGACCGGGTCGGCATCGCGGAACGCCGGATCGCCGACACCGAGACGGTCGCCGACATGGCCACCTTCGCCGCCGAGAAGGCGCTCGCCGCCTCCGGCCTGACCGCCGCCGACATCGACCTGGTGATCGTCGCGACCTGCTCGTCGATCGACCGCTGCCCCAACGTGGCGACCCGGGTGGCCAGCAAGCTCGGCATCGTCGCCCCGGCCGCGTACGACCTGAACACCGCCTGCTCCGGCTTCTCCTACGCGATGGCCAGCGCCGACCACGCGATCCGCGCCGGCGCCGCCCGGAACGCGATCGTGATCGGCGCGGAGAAGCTCTCCGACGTCACCGACTGGTCGGACCGCACCACCGCGGTGCTCTTCGGCGACGCGGCCGGCGCGGCCGTGGTCACCGGGGTCACCGAGGAGGAGGCGGTCGGCGTCGGCCCGGTGCTCTGGGGTTCCGCCCCGGACAAGGGCGACGTGCTGCGGATCGAGGGCTGGCAGCCCTACATCAAGCAGGAGGGCCAGATCGTCTTCCGCTGGGCGACCACCGCGCTCGCCCCGTTCGCCATCGAGACGTGCCGCCGGGCCGGCGTCGAGCCGTCCGAGCTGGCCGCCTTCGTGCCGCACCAGGCGAACACCCGGATCATCGACGGGATCGTGAAGCGGCTCGGCCTGAGCCCGGACGCGATCGTCGCCAAGGACCTGGTGGAGTCCGGCAACACCTCGGCGGCCAGTGTGCCGCTCGCCCTGTCCAAGCTGATCGAGCGCCGCGAGGTGCCCTCCGGGGCGCCGGTGCTGCTGTTCGGCTTCGGCGGTGGCCTGACCTACGCCGGTCAGGTCGTCCGCTGCCCGTAA
- a CDS encoding PucR family transcriptional regulator — MAESRSTDTPPEAPANPLQPATLRRIERHAGALASSAVGRMEETLPWFRALPADQRSWVMLVAQAGVRSLVEWLRSGATVAASTQEISDEVFAAAPRALARAITLTQTVQLIKVTIDVAEAEVPGFAAKGEDDLLLQAILRFSREIAFSAARVYARAAESRGAWDARLQALLVDALLRGDSSDVLASRAAALGWVDTPPVAVVVGRSPGGDITAVLHAVYRAARRARLEVIGGVHGDRLVAVVGGAADPVATAAALRASFGDGPIVAGPAVPTLEQATESARAALAGFRAAPAWPGAPTPVAADDLLPERTLAGDMDARRKLRNDVYAGLARAGGGLLETLDAFFAAGGVLESAARELYVHPNTVRYRLRRVAEVTGLSPLDGRDAFALRLALTIGRLEPAT, encoded by the coding sequence GTGGCCGAGAGCCGAAGCACCGATACCCCGCCGGAAGCCCCGGCGAACCCGCTGCAACCTGCGACGTTGCGGCGGATCGAGCGGCACGCCGGCGCCCTGGCGAGTTCCGCGGTGGGCCGGATGGAGGAGACCCTGCCGTGGTTCCGCGCCCTGCCGGCCGATCAACGGTCCTGGGTGATGCTCGTCGCACAGGCCGGCGTCCGGTCCCTGGTCGAGTGGCTGCGCTCGGGCGCCACCGTGGCGGCCAGCACCCAGGAGATCTCCGACGAGGTGTTCGCGGCCGCCCCGCGCGCCCTGGCCCGGGCGATCACGCTGACCCAGACCGTCCAGCTGATCAAGGTGACCATCGACGTGGCCGAGGCCGAGGTGCCCGGCTTCGCCGCCAAGGGCGAGGACGACCTGCTGCTGCAGGCGATCCTGCGGTTCTCCCGGGAGATCGCGTTCTCCGCCGCCCGGGTCTACGCGCGGGCCGCCGAGTCGCGCGGCGCCTGGGACGCCCGGCTGCAGGCGCTGCTGGTGGACGCCCTGCTGCGCGGCGACTCGTCGGACGTGCTGGCCAGCCGGGCGGCCGCGCTGGGCTGGGTGGACACCCCGCCGGTCGCGGTGGTGGTCGGCCGCTCCCCCGGCGGCGACATCACCGCGGTGCTGCACGCGGTCTACCGGGCCGCCCGCCGGGCCCGGCTGGAAGTGATCGGCGGCGTGCACGGCGACCGGCTGGTCGCGGTGGTCGGCGGCGCGGCCGACCCGGTGGCCACCGCGGCTGCGCTGCGGGCCAGCTTCGGCGACGGGCCGATCGTGGCCGGTCCGGCGGTGCCCACCCTGGAGCAGGCCACCGAGTCGGCCCGGGCGGCCCTGGCCGGGTTCCGCGCCGCGCCGGCCTGGCCCGGCGCGCCGACCCCGGTGGCCGCCGACGACCTGCTGCCGGAGCGGACCCTGGCCGGCGACATGGACGCCCGGCGCAAGCTGCGCAACGACGTCTACGCCGGGCTGGCCCGGGCCGGCGGCGGGCTGCTGGAGACGCTGGACGCGTTCTTCGCGGCGGGCGGGGTGCTGGAGAGCGCCGCCCGGGAGCTCTACGTGCACCCGAACACGGTCCGGTACCGGCTGCGCCGGGTGGCCGAGGTGACCGGATTGTCCCCGCTGGACGGCCGGGACGCCTTCGCGCTGCGGCTGGCGCTGACCATCGGCAGGCTGGAACCTGCGACATGA
- a CDS encoding ACP S-malonyltransferase, producing the protein MLAVLSPGQGSQKPGFLTPWLDLPGARDRLTGWSALAGVDLVHLGTDADAEEIKDTARTQPLLIAAALLAAEQLPLERVDVVAGHSVGELGAAAVAGVLTPADAITLAGVRGREMAAACALQPTGMSAVLGGDPDEVVATIEKHGLFPANRNGAGQIVAAGALDALAEFAAAPPAKARVITLAVAGAFHTPFMAPAETALATAAAGVAVTDPARTLLSNLDGTAVAGGTAMLDRLIRQVTAPVRWDLCMRTLKELGVTGVLELPPAGTLAGLVKRELKGDGAPEIVTLNTPDDLPAARDLIARHSTAQH; encoded by the coding sequence GTGCTCGCCGTACTTTCCCCCGGCCAGGGTTCCCAGAAGCCCGGCTTCCTCACCCCGTGGCTCGATCTGCCCGGTGCTCGTGACCGCCTGACCGGGTGGTCCGCACTCGCCGGCGTCGATCTCGTGCACCTCGGCACCGACGCGGACGCCGAGGAGATCAAGGACACCGCCCGGACCCAGCCGCTGCTGATCGCCGCCGCGCTGCTGGCCGCCGAGCAGCTGCCGCTGGAGCGGGTCGACGTGGTCGCCGGCCACAGCGTCGGCGAGCTCGGCGCCGCCGCGGTGGCCGGGGTGCTGACCCCGGCCGACGCCATCACGCTGGCCGGTGTCCGCGGCCGGGAGATGGCCGCCGCCTGCGCGCTGCAGCCCACCGGCATGTCCGCGGTGCTCGGCGGCGACCCGGACGAGGTGGTCGCCACCATCGAGAAGCACGGGCTGTTCCCGGCCAACCGCAACGGCGCCGGCCAGATCGTGGCCGCCGGGGCGCTGGACGCGCTCGCCGAGTTCGCCGCCGCCCCGCCGGCCAAGGCCCGGGTGATCACGCTGGCCGTCGCCGGGGCGTTCCACACGCCGTTCATGGCGCCCGCCGAGACCGCGCTGGCCACGGCCGCCGCCGGGGTGGCCGTCACCGACCCGGCCCGGACACTGTTGTCGAACCTGGACGGCACCGCCGTGGCCGGTGGGACGGCGATGCTGGACCGCCTGATCCGCCAGGTCACCGCACCGGTCCGCTGGGACCTGTGCATGCGCACGCTCAAGGAGCTCGGGGTCACCGGCGTGCTCGAGCTGCCCCCGGCCGGCACCCTGGCCGGCCTGGTCAAGCGCGAGCTGAAGGGCGACGGCGCACCGGAGATCGTCACCCTGAACACGCCGGACGACCTGCCCGCCGCGCGCGATCTGATCGCCCGGCACAGCACGGCACAGCACTGA